From the Leishmania mexicana MHOM/GT/2001/U1103 complete genome, chromosome 14 genome, the window CCTCACTCGCTTCCCCTTGTTGCCTCTCTGTGCGGTGTacaggcgtgtgtgtgtgtgtgtgtgtgttgcgcccctctcccccctcacgTCGTTTTGTGTCATCCTCAAAGCCCTGTGTTTCCCTTCCGGCGTTGCTGCAGATTTATGGCGTTTTTTCACTGagggcccccctccctcgcccccctccctctctctccccaaTCTCCCCCAGCCCACGGCTTTGATCGGTGATTGATCGGCTGCCGcttcgcgcgtgtgtgtgtgtgtgccgacACCCGtacacggcagcggcgcaacgGTAGGACTTGGCacgtctccctcgctctctgctcTGCCCTTCGTGGAGTGCGtaccacccacacccacacccacacctcctCATCGTATAACCTCACGCACGGCCGTcattgggggggggggctgcctttgtctttttttttacgttTTCGCTGCAatcgccaccacccgccttcctccaccgccttgcgcgcgcacgtTGAGAGGGGGGACGGGGATGCACAAGTCTTTATCGCAGTCAGCCTTCAGCGCCATTTTCGAGCACGTGTCtgccgaggagcagcgctCTAGTCGTCAGGGCACCGTTAACACTAGCTTTAACCACCgtccgcaacagcagccaccTCTGCGACCCATGTCCGGACAGGCGCTAGACACCACCGAGGTCGTCGCACTGTGCGACCGCGCCGAGAGCAAGTCCACTACCTCTCAGGCGGAAGAGCcgctgatgccgctgctgcgtgacATGAACGACGATTCGACGGATGGGCTGAAGCTGTACAACAGCAGCGATGAGCTGGACGGCTACTGCAGCTCATGTGAAAGATCCCTGCCGGAcgacagcgccagcagcagtagTGAACACGCCTCTagcgcgacgctgccgacagGCGTTGCGGCGGCTCTGCGCAAGGACACTTGTCACAAGCCCCACagccgccaccatcgccatcacTATCGCGGTCGTGGATCACTAAtacgcagcgctgcccgTGATGAGGAGCGACAGCGGCTGGTGGCCATGAGCCTCGACGAGTCGACCGcaacggcgcaggcggcgaaAGAGCATCTCATGCAGTCAACGGACTCTGTTACGACGACCACACCATCGACGGTCGTctcagcgccggcggtggctgtGACAGGGGGCGCAGCGCGCGAAGGTCCTTTCAAGGGGATTCGCACACCCTATCCAAAGTCTATCACCGCGACCACAAGCACGAAGACGTCGCTGGCGATGATCTCAGCGGCGCTGAACGTCGAGAGCCGCACCGCCGAGGCTGCCAAGCGAAGCAACAGCCAAAATCCCTGCTCCAAGCCAGTGAATGCGGTGGGCGACACGCGTaatgcggtgctgctgcacgtgcagGTGCCAGTCTTGACACGTGACGAAGGAAGCGACGAGTCGGCAGGGGCGCCGCGCTCCTCGACAGCGTCGCGGCTATCTCCTTTGCCCAGCAAACACAGCGACACTGTCGAGGCGTCGACAGACAGCGCTGCAGGGGGCCAGTGCATTGAGGGGGCGTCGCCCACTTTTTCTCCCGCTGGTACGCTAAGCCTGGTGGGCGCTGTGGCCATCACCAGCAATGGTAGCAACAAGGGAAGTAATAGCAGCGCCGTTGGCGCCGGAGACGTACTGCAAGTGACACCATGCGGTGCGACCGCTCATCCACCCGTCGACGAGGCAGCATGTGTCGCACCCGTTGCGGTGGGTCTGATGAAGAGCAGCACGGTGAACGTCGACGACGGGTTTgccacgcgcaccgccgcccccgccgcctccgacCCGCTGCAGGAAGCCGTCCAAGGGCCCTCTGCAGAACCTAAGCCCGAAAAGATGCTTTCCATCTCACCGGCAGGTGCGGCCGCGGCAGAGACCACAGGCGTCGCCACAGAGCCATCACCTGTTGCCGGCGTCGCCACATTGACGTCAACGAACGCGAAAATCCCGCTAGGCGATACAACAGCCGAGACCTCTGCCAAGCACCTGCAGACCCCCTCCGGCTCTCCGACGTGCGTCGACCTCTCTAGCTCCTCATCGGtcggcggccaccacctctctGTAACGGAGGGGAACGTCTTCCTGAAGCAGTCCGGCTCGCGCCGCGAGGAGGCCTTCTACAACATGATACAGCCTTACCAGGAGGCGCTCGTGCGGGAAGCGGTGCGGCAGGCGCCGCACACGGTTCAGCATTggagccaccaccacgcagGCACACCGTGTGCGGGAGTTCAACAAGGCGcggcctccgtcgccgcctccccctcctctaaAGCGGAGGACCTCTCGCCActgcgcaccagcgccagcccCACGCGGAGAGAGaacgacagcgacagcgtcgtGGCCGACCCGGACGATGTGGCTGCCATGTGCGACGCAAGGTGGAAAGCCTACCAGCAGTACGAGGCGGAGGGCATGTCCAACCTGAACATTCTCGCCTCCGAACAGCTGGCGGAAAAAAATGCGAGGCGTGAGTGccagcgaggcggtggcggaggcagtgACTGCGGTAGCCCGGTATACGGCAACCCGTCATCGCCAACGTCGCTGTGCCAGGTGGACAAAGACCTCGTCGAGTTGGCCGCCCGACTGTGGTGGACGGTGCGCTTCCGTCACTTCTACCGCACTTCAGCCTCTGCCTACGAGGTacagcggcaggcggccgaggcggcagctCTGTCGCCACTGTCACCGTTGGCCACGTCACCCGCGGCCACCACCTGTGACAGTGGTGGTGCAGTCGTCACCTATTCGCTAAGCACCACGccagcgtcgcagcagcctcaTCATGCGCGGTACGACTCCCTTGAAACTGTGTCACCGCGACTCCAATCGTCGCCGATGAGCCCATCCATAATCGAGCAGGCAAAGACTGAGCACAGAGGTGAAgtagcggcggtgctggcccCCAGCGTGAGCGGTACCGCCACGCCATGCATGGTCGGCTCCTTTaccgcctcgccgctggACGGGctcaccagcagcgccagcgccgtggAGCGGCAATACGCCATGCAGAAGCACCGTGCGCTGCAGTTGCTCGCCGCCTTCGTGCCCCGTTACCACGGCACACGCCGACTCTTTGCCCGTGACGTGCTCCGCTGCGAGAGTGAGGGGCAttccgcagcggcgtcgacggcgcaggCGAGCGAAGAGCACCCGGGAAAGCAGCAGATCGTTGTGGATGcagacaacgacgacgacgaggacaacaacagcggcgacaAGAAGATCTGCCGCATGATCATGCTCGAATATGTGTGCTACCGCTTCCGTCATCCGTGCGTCATGGACATCAAGATGGGCAGCCGCCAGTACGGCCTGCACCCCTCCGCGGAGAAGAAGCGGAGCAAGGAGCGCAAGGCGAGGCTGTCCACGTCGGCGCGGTACGGCATCCGCCTCTCTGGGTACCGCCGGTGGAACGCAGATGAGGAGCGGTACAACTGCCGCAGCAAActgcagtgccgctgcctcaGCCTCAACGAGGTGAAGAGCGAGATGTCGACCTTtctgctccacagccgccagATGGAGCAGGTGTtccgccggcagctgcagcggctgcgcgtcgCCTTCAGTCAGCAGACCATTTTCCGCTTCTACACTTCCTCGTTGCTCTTTGTGTACGACGCCGATGATCCTCTGAAGACGGCGCGGGTGACGATGGTAGACTTTGCGTACACGTACGAGtcgaaggagctgctgcaggacgGCGATCCCGATGCCCACTTCGACTATGATGTCGGGTACTTGAAGGCGATTGacaccctcctctccctgctGGCGTAGtggaccacacacacacacacacacactcgcggTGGCACACGCTTCGTACTTCCGGCGCCTGATTTAATCTGCTCTTTCCCAACGTGAACATACAAGCctgtggcgctgcagtggcagaTTccgcgcctgcgtgcgtgtttgccGCGACACGGTGTTGCGCATGTGCCGCAACAGAACAGGCAAGGACACACTCTTTGATGGGCCGGTGTCTCAGacgaacacgcacacacaagcccCAGCGCGTGGCATCTCGGGACCCAGtgcccccactctctctcgatGTGTGGGGGCCAAGCAGCACCCCACCCTCTAGCCCTGCCCAATGCGGGAGCCCGCCTCTGGTCGTGACAGGGACGAGCGCCCACGCCGTAGGGAAAGGCCAGAGCgacgcgtcgccgctgacgtcggcggtcaggtcctggacggcgctgcgtcggtgcgacCCGCGgccgtgagcacgcttgcgcGATGCGTATGACGGGTgcagcgtgtcagcgtgacCCGAACGTACCCCacacccggccctcgcactgccctgCTGGTGCTGGGGAGCCCGAGCCACCccgaggaggatgccgcACGTGGCGACCTGGCTAACGGGTGGAgccgctgtgaggcgacctgcggggctggcggtgggtggggtatgaggcaggtgtgtgtgtgtgtgtgcgtgtgccagcTAGTCGGCGAGGACGAAGGGGATGAACGAGTGCATCCCACGTGCGCAtgacggcgttgctgccaCACCTCGCTGGTGCTGCTTTCCCTCCGTCATGTGTGTACTCGTGACACAAGTAGGGCTGCTCAGCCGACGGGGGTGCACACATCAATATCAAACGAGATGTGGTCCTAAAGCTgacacaccctccccctccgcatCGCTACCTccgccccttccctttcttAATCGCCATCTGTCTcaggcacgcgcacctcctcttcctcatcctcgcccccccccctccagACACACTGCACCCCTTCGGCACACGCATCTAGCTCTCTCCCCACGCCCACCGCATCCCTGCCATCCTCATGGCGCTTGGGTTGCCTCgtcttgtgcgtgcgtgtgcgtggctcTGCGTGGACTCATGTGTCTCCATCCCCCTTGTTTCTTTGGCTAGCTCACCTCTCCCTGCACACTTCTCCACACCGCACGTCGTGACGGGTGGTGACGAGTGCGTCGGagtatgtatgtatgtgtgcctgtgcgtgtgcgtgcttgacTGTTGTCGTTGCTTATcacgcttttttttcgttcttcTCCTTGGTGGTGAGACGGTGCATGGCGGCGTCTCCGCGAGTGGGCGTGTATCGCGCATCAGCCCTTTCCTCTCTGGCCTTCCCTCCACGGGTGTGTGTCGaggtgcccccccccctcgcacCTTTGCGTACCCAGTGAGCACAGAAATAAATCGAACCGTCGCCTTCAGTATAGATCcctcatctcctcctcctcctccccccccccgttgAGGGATGGCGATCGTtagggtgtgtgtgtgtgtgtcgcctaCAGTAGGCCGCTCGGACCTCCTCCAGTGAAGTGTACcgcggcgagcagcagcggtaaTGGCATGTTGGCCATCTCTACCCttccgcctcccctctctccgcttGTCACCGCCACTACGTTGTCTGTATCTTGTGTAGGCATGAATAGgagcgtgggtgtgtgtataCGTGAGGTGAGAGGCGCCGCTATCGGCATACCGtcccgcgcacgcgcacgacgaTGCAGTATGCCTGGGCGCGTTCATATGCCTGCCGCCTTGATCCCAACACGCATCCCTCCCTATAcatctccccctctccctatGACCGTTCTGCCCCACCCTTTCCTCTACGCGAGCCTAcccatgcgcacacacgcaccaacTAGTAGTATctccccgccaccaccaccacccgccctCGACTCCaaggcgcgtgtgtgcaaggCCCCCTGATTCTGCGTGCCCTATCGTTGTGTTTCACCATACATTGATTGCCTCCCGCACTCTGTTTGGGTGTCTCACACCACCGCTACTGCTGCtaccaccacctcttccgCCCATCCGTCCCACCAgcacgcctccctcttcacCCTCACCGCTTCCTCACCTGTCCGCGGTTGCCTCCTCGGCACTCAGGCGCGAGTCGTTCGTTTCCTATTTTGTTCTTCTACCGCGTTGACGCACACTGCAGAAGCGATGCTCACTCTTGTCATCACTGGCCGCGCATCGAAGGAGCTGAaggtgcaggtgcgcacGGTGTTGGTCGATGACGCGCAACTTTTCAGCGCTACAGCGGCCTCAGAAGacgagagcggcagcgtgttTGTGCTGCGCATCGACGCCGAAGACTCGGCGGTGATGGAGCCACTTTACCAGGGATACCACTACCGCTTTGTCTGGTCGGCACAGAGCTCGATGGCGGAGCTGGTGTCGGctgtgcgccacctcctcgactCGATGGCATCTGCCCAAGCGCACAAGGACAAGCGC encodes:
- a CDS encoding inositol polyphosphate kinase-like protein,putative → MHKSLSQSAFSAIFEHVSAEEQRSSRQGTVNTSFNHRPQQQPPLRPMSGQALDTTEVVALCDRAESKSTTSQAEEPLMPLLRDMNDDSTDGLKLYNSSDELDGYCSSCERSLPDDSASSSSEHASSATLPTGVAAALRKDTCHKPHSRHHRHHYRGRGSLIRSAARDEERQRLVAMSLDESTATAQAAKEHLMQSTDSVTTTTPSTVVSAPAVAVTGGAAREGPFKGIRTPYPKSITATTSTKTSLAMISAALNVESRTAEAAKRSNSQNPCSKPVNAVGDTRNAVLLHVQVPVLTRDEGSDESAGAPRSSTASRLSPLPSKHSDTVEASTDSAAGGQCIEGASPTFSPAGTLSLVGAVAITSNGSNKGSNSSAVGAGDVLQVTPCGATAHPPVDEAACVAPVAVGLMKSSTVNVDDGFATRTAAPAASDPLQEAVQGPSAEPKPEKMLSISPAGAAAAETTGVATEPSPVAGVATLTSTNAKIPLGDTTAETSAKHLQTPSGSPTCVDLSSSSSVGGHHLSVTEGNVFLKQSGSRREEAFYNMIQPYQEALVREAVRQAPHTVQHWSHHHAGTPCAGVQQGAASVAASPSSKAEDLSPLRTSASPTRRENDSDSVVADPDDVAAMCDARWKAYQQYEAEGMSNLNILASEQLAEKNARRECQRGGGGGSDCGSPVYGNPSSPTSLCQVDKDLVELAARLWWTVRFRHFYRTSASAYEVQRQAAEAAALSPLSPLATSPAATTCDSGGAVVTYSLSTTPASQQPHHARYDSLETVSPRLQSSPMSPSIIEQAKTEHRGEVAAVLAPSVSGTATPCMVGSFTASPLDGLTSSASAVERQYAMQKHRALQLLAAFVPRYHGTRRLFARDVLRCESEGHSAAASTAQASEEHPGKQQIVVDADNDDDEDNNSGDKKICRMIMLEYVCYRFRHPCVMDIKMGSRQYGLHPSAEKKRSKERKARLSTSARYGIRLSGYRRWNADEERYNCRSKLQCRCLSLNEVKSEMSTFLLHSRQMEQVFRRQLQRLRVAFSQQTIFRFYTSSLLFVYDADDPLKTARVTMVDFAYTYESKELLQDGDPDAHFDYDVGYLKAIDTLLSLLA